Below is a window of Clavibacter michiganensis subsp. tessellarius DNA.
GCCGCTCGTGCCGCTGAGGACGTCGTTCATGGAGGACTCGAGGCCCGTGGATCCCTGGCCGAGCGTGTAGTAGCCGGTGACCGCGCTGTAGAGGTCGGGCTGCGCGTACGTGCGGAGGAACTTGTAGCGGTCCTCCACCGGGACCGAGGAGGCGATGGGGGTGCCGTCGACGAGGATCGCGCCGCGCTCGGCGGAGTAGCTGGCGATGATGGTGCGGGAGTTCCGAGGATCCGCCTGCAGGGTCGGCGCCGCGATCACCTGGATGACCGAGGCCGCGACGAACAGGGCCACGAACATGGCCAGGACGAACACGGAGACGCGCTTCAGCTCGCGGTTCACGACTCGACCACCAATCGGGGCTGGTTGCGGACGGTGTCGGACAGGCGCAGCAGCAGGGCCGCGATGATCCAGTTGGCGAGGAGCGAGGATCCGCCCGCCGCCATGAACGGCGTCGTGAGGCCCGTGAGCGGGATGACGCGGGTGACGCCGCCGATGACGATGAAGACCTGCAGCGCGATGACGAACGAGAGCCCGATGCCGAGCAGCTTGCCGAAGTCGTCCTGGCCCGCGAAGCCGATGCGGAAGCCGCGGGAGACGAGCAGGAGGTAGAGGGCCAGGATCGCGAAGACGCCCGTGAGGCCGAGCTCCTCGCCGAGGCTCGCGAGGATGAAGTCGCTGTTGGCGAGCGGGGTGAGGTTGGGCATGCCGCTGCCGAGCCCCCGCCCGAACAGGCCGCCGTCGGCCATGCCGAACAGGCCCGTGACGAGCTGGTAGCTGCCGCCGTTCGCGTCGTAGACGGCCGGGTCGAAGGGCTTCAGCCAGGCGTCGACGCGGCCCCCGACGTAGCCCAGCGTGCTCGCGCCGTACGCGCCGCCGAGGAACAGCACGGCGCCGAGCACGACCCAGCCGATGCGGCCGGTGCTCACGTAGGTCATGACGATGAAGAGGCCGAAGTACAGCAGCGACGTGCCGAGGTCGCGCTGGAACACGAGGACGCTCATCGAGGCGGCCCAGACCAGGAGGATCGGGCCGAGGTCGCGGACGCGCGGGAAGCGCATCCCCAGGACCTTGACGCCCACCATCGAGAGGCTGTCGCGCGCCGTGACGAGGTAGCCGGCGAAGAACACCGCGAGGCAGATCTTCGCGATCTCGCCGGGCTGGAAGGAGAAGCCGCCGATGTGGATCCAGACGCGCGCGCCGTTGATGTTCTGCCCGATGAACGGGAGCATCGGGAGGAGCAGCAGGATGAGGCCCACGAACATCGCGATGTAGCGGTAGCGCTGCAGCACGCGGTGGTTCTTCAGCAGCACGATGACCGCGAGCGCGCACACGATGGCGAGGCCCGACCACACGATCTGCCGCACGGCCACGCTCTCCCAGCCGGAGTAGCCGCCGGCGAGGTCGAGGCGGTAGATGGCCGCGATCCCCAGGCCGTTGAGCACCGTGGCGATGGGGAGGATGAACGGATCCGCGTCGGGCGCGAGCCAGCGCAGCGCCACGTGCATGCCGAGGACCAGCACGGCGAGGCCCGTGGCGGGCAGGAAGAAGCTCTGGTCGAACGCGCCGAGCGCGCCGAGCTGCACGAGGTAGAGGGCGCCGCCGTTGATGACGGACGCCAGCACGACCAGCGCGAGCTCGAGGTTCCTGAGGCGGCGGGGCACGCGGATCCGCGGGACCTTGGGCGCGCGCTCGCGGCCGCGCGCGGGGGCGTCCGCCACGCCGGCGCTAGCCACCCGCGGCCTCCTGGAGCCGGTTGACGATCTCCTCGGCGCCCGAGAGCGAGTCCGCGTTGATGGTCTGCTCGACCTGCTGGCGGTAGAAGGGCTGGAGGTCGTCGACGCGCACCTCGGTGCGGGCGTAGACGTGGGACAGCTGGATCGGC
It encodes the following:
- a CDS encoding FtsW/RodA/SpoVE family cell cycle protein, producing the protein MASAGVADAPARGRERAPKVPRIRVPRRLRNLELALVVLASVINGGALYLVQLGALGAFDQSFFLPATGLAVLVLGMHVALRWLAPDADPFILPIATVLNGLGIAAIYRLDLAGGYSGWESVAVRQIVWSGLAIVCALAVIVLLKNHRVLQRYRYIAMFVGLILLLLPMLPFIGQNINGARVWIHIGGFSFQPGEIAKICLAVFFAGYLVTARDSLSMVGVKVLGMRFPRVRDLGPILLVWAASMSVLVFQRDLGTSLLYFGLFIVMTYVSTGRIGWVVLGAVLFLGGAYGASTLGYVGGRVDAWLKPFDPAVYDANGGSYQLVTGLFGMADGGLFGRGLGSGMPNLTPLANSDFILASLGEELGLTGVFAILALYLLLVSRGFRIGFAGQDDFGKLLGIGLSFVIALQVFIVIGGVTRVIPLTGLTTPFMAAGGSSLLANWIIAALLLRLSDTVRNQPRLVVES